Proteins encoded together in one Scheffersomyces stipitis CBS 6054 chromosome 5, complete sequence window:
- the ACH1 gene encoding Acetyl-CoA hydrolase (Acetyl-CoA deacylase) (Acetyl-CoA acylase) (go_function catalytic activity~go_process acetyl-CoA metabolism): MSAILKQRVRYAPYLNKLRTPQQCVELFKHGQYLGWSGFTGVGAPKVVPAALVDHVEKNNLQGKLGFNLFVGASAGPEESRWASNDMILRRTPHQVGKPIAAAINDGRTQFFDKHLSMFPQDLTYGYYTRDKKDNDLLDFTIIEATAITEDGSIVPGPAVGASPEMLSVSDKIIIEVNTKTPSFEGIHDIDLPVNPPFRQPYPHTSADYRIGRTAIPVDPSKVVAIVESHQYDQVPPNTPSDEGSKAIANHLIEFLEQEVKYGRLPENLHPLQSGIGNIANAVVEGLAESNFKNLTVWTEVLQDSFLDFFSSGSLDFATATSIRLTEEGFERFYENWDEFTKKLCLRSQVVSNSPEIIRRLGVIAMNTPVEVDIYAHANSTNVMGSRMLNGLGGSADFLRNAKLSIMHTPSARPSKTDPTGVSCIVPFASHVDQTEHDLDIIVTEQGLADLRGLSPKERAREIIDKTSHPDYRAQLTEYLDRSTFYAEKKKSLHEPHILKDAFKMHLNFQENGTMKLDSWDQKF; encoded by the coding sequence ATGTCTGCCATATTAAAGCAAAGAGTTAGATACGCTCCATACTTaaacaagttgagaacACCCCAGCAATGTgttgaattgttcaagCACGGCCAATATTTGGGCTGGTCTGGTTTTACAGGTGTTGGTGCCCCAAAGGTTGTCCCAGCTGCATTGGTGGATCATGTcgaaaagaacaacttgCAAGGCAAATTGggcttcaacttgttcgTTGGTGCCTCTGCCGGTCCAGAAGAATCCAGATGGGCCCTGAACGACATGATATTGAGAAGAACGCCACATCAGGTAGGTAAGCCAATTGCCGCTGCCATCAACGATGGTAGAACtcaattctttgacaaACACTTGTCTATGTTCCCACAAGATTTGACCTACGGTTATTACACTAGAGACAAGAAAGAtaacgacttgttggacttTACTATAATCGAGGCCACTGCCATCACCGAGGATGGTTCCATCGTTCCAGGTCCTGCCGTCGGTGCTTCTCCAGAAATGCTTTCCGTATCTGATAAAATCATCATTGAAGTAAACACCAAGACACCTTCCTTCGAAGGTATTCACGACATTGACTTGCCTGTCAACCCACCATTCAGACAACCATACCCACACACATCTGCTGACTACAGGATCGGCAGAACTGCAATTCCAGTCGACCCATCAAAGGTTGTGGCCATTGTTGAATCCCATCAATATGATCAAGTTCCACCAAACACTCCCTCAGACGAAGGTTCCAAAGCCATTGCTAACCACTTAATCGAATTCttggaacaagaagtcaagtATGGCCGTCTTCCTGagaatttgcacccattgCAATCTGGTATTGGTAATATTGCAaatgctgttgttgaaggtttgGCAGAATCtaatttcaagaacttgactGTGTGGACCGAAGTATTGCAAGattccttcttggacttcttctcctcCGGCTCTCTTGACTTTGCCACTGCAACCTCCATTAGATTAACCGAAGAAGGTTTCGAGAGATTCTATGAGAACTGGGATGAATTCACCAAGAAATTGTGTTTGAGATCTCAAGTCGTTTCCAACTCCCCAGAAATCATCAGAAGATTAGGTGTCATAGCCATGAATACTCCTGTCGAGGTTGATATCTATGCTCATGCCAACTCCACTAACGTAATGGGTTCGAGAATGTTAAACGGTTTAGGTGGTTCTGCTGACTTCCTTAGAAATGCGAAGTTGTCTATAATGCACACTCCTTCAGCCAGACCATCCAAGACTGACCCAACTGGTGTTTCTTGTATTGTTCCATTTGCTTCACACGTTGACCAAACCGAACACGACTTGGACATCATTGTCACTGAACAAGGTTTGGCTGACTTGAGAGGGTTATCTCCAAAGGAAAGAGCTAGAGAAATCATCGACAAGACTTCTCACCCAGACTACAGAGCCCAATTGACTGAATACTTGGACAGATCCACCTTCTAcgctgaaaagaagaaatctttgCACGAGCCACACATTTTGAAGGATGCCTTCAAGATGCACTTGAACTTCCAGGAGAATGGTACCATGAAATTAGATTCCTGGGACCAGAAATTCTAA